A region of the bacterium genome:
CTTAAGCTCTCCGATCCCCTATGCTCTGGCCAGAGATGAACAATGAAAAAAAACTCCGGGTTCACACTCATAGAGCTTCTCATAACCATGTCGATCCTGGGAATAATTGCGTCCTTCGCCATGCCATCATTCCTCACCACTCTGAACAATGCAAAAGCCACCACCTGCCTCCTGTACAGGCAGAACATCCAGGTCGCCACTGACGTGTACATCAGAATGAACTCCGTCCAGGTGGATGACAGCATGCCCACCCTTGCGACCCTGGTTTCCGAGGGGCTCCTTCCTGTGGTGGATACATGCCCCTCCAATGGGATCTACATATGGAACAACTCTTTATACAAAGGGATCGCCAACCCCTTTTTCCTATACTGCTCCATCCACTTTGCGGCCACTTTGCGGCGCCATAAATAGTGAACCGTGAAGGGTGAAGGGTGACATCAAACGCTCTGTTGTTTGCTGATCGAAATATTATTTTCACTGTTCACTTTTCACCATTTACCGTTCACCGTCCTTCTTCCATTTGCGTTCACCATCCTTGTTATGCGATAATCCGACGCTAAATGCTGGCCAGTTGGCAGAATTGCGTTCACGCGGCATTAGCACCCTGCGCGAATCGATCTACTTATTCAACAGGGAAAAAACCAAACGATAACGAGCTGATTTGACTATGGAAACCACAAAAATGGAAACTACAAAAAATAGAAATCCGGGTTCGGCTCACACCTTCTTTATTCCGGTCATGGGAATCGGATTTACCATTGATACAGCCCTGAAGATCGCAAGGTATGGCGTCTCTTCAGTACTATCTCTGGTTGATGACACCTTCATTCAACAGATGTGTAAATATCACAGCGAGCTGAACGGAGAGCCCTTCAAGGAGATCGGGCGCAAGGAGGAGGATTTCCGCGCTAAACGCACAACCGCGTACCTGAACCTGGTTGATAAACTGGTAAAAAAACAGGTGAAAGAACTTCAGGCCTCCCCCTTCGAGCCGGGCAGCGAAATCACCCGCTATTACGAACTGCTGCCCCAATCCGGGCTCAAGGCAAAGTACAAACAAATGATCGAGACAGAAGATCTGATCGAGAAGGAACAACTTCAGAGTGACTTGCGCCTGGCGGCTGTTCCCGGCACCATCGACGTGAACATCATGACCAAGGTGGACCGTATGAACTACCGAAAGGGCCAGATGCTGGGCCCGGAATACTCCGACACCCGCTCAGCGCTGCGTGGATACGCCAACAGCACCCTGAGTTCCTCCCTAGTCCTGTCCGCTGGTCTTAACCCCCAGCTTTACTCATACATAGCTAATTTTGAGGACTTTTTTCCTGATACAAAGGGCCAACTCAAAAAGCAGGTCGTCCTGAAGGTCAGCGATTACCGATCCGCCGAGGTACAGACAAAGTTCCTGGCCAAACGCGGCGTCTGGGTATCGGAATACCGTATCGAATCGGGGCTTAACTGCGGAGGCCACGCCTTCGCCGCCAAGGGACATCTTATGGGCCCCATCCTCGAGGAGTTTCGGGAAAAGAAGGATAAAATGGTGGAGCAGACCCATGACCACTACATGAAAGCGCTGCCCGACAAATACCGGGCCAACATTGCCGAACCTCACAATGTCCGCCTCACCGTTGCCGGGGGCATAGGAACGGCTGATGAACACCAATTTCTCCTCAAATATTACAATGTTGACAAGGCGGGCTGGGGCACACCGTTCCTCCTCGTACCGGAAGTGACCAACGTTGATGATGAACACCTCCAAAAATTGGCCGATGCCACAGACGATGATGTCTATCTCAGCATGGCATCCCCCCTACTGGTCCCCTTCTGGAACCTGCGGACCTCGGCCAGCGAGGAGGCTCGCAGAAGGTTCATCCTTGAAGGAAAGCCTGGCAGCCTCTGTCCCAAAGGGCACGGAGCTATATTCGACACAGAATTCAGCCAGATCCCCGATTGCGTCTCCGCTCGAAGCTACGTCATGAAGAAGGTTGAAAGCCTTAAGGACAAGGAGCTGACTGAAGAGCAGCGCGAGTGGATAAGGGAGGAAGTGCTGGCCAAATCGTGCATCTGCCACGATCTGTCAGGGGGAGCCACGATCAAACTCGGGATCGACACCAGCGCTACCCCCTGTATCTGCTGTGGCCCCGGTATTGTAAACTTTTCCAGGATCGCCTCCCTCGAAGAGATGGTCGGACACATCTACGGCAGACTTTCACTGCTGGCCAACTCCGACCGACCCCACATGTTCATCAAGGAGATGTCCCTGAATATTGAATTTCTCCGTAAGGAAATAGAAAAGTACAAGTTGGAACTCACCACCAACGGAACGAAATACTTTCAGGAGTTCAAGGAAAACCTGCTCAGCAGTATTGATTATTATCGAAAAACCGCCGAGCAGTTTGTGGAAACAAAACGAACAAAGTTCCTTGATGATCTGAAACTTCAGAAGGAAGCTATTGAAAAACTCTTCGCCTCCTTTCCCATGGAAAATATTACGAAGGCAACGGGGTAGGAACGAATCTCAGATCTCAGACAAAAACCCGGCCTTTCGGCCGGGTTTAATATTTCATGTAAGTTGATCCCTAATATTTGAGATTTGAGGTCTGAGATTTGAGATTCAGTCCAGCTTCACCACCGTCCTGCCTGTAACCTTCCCCGCCAGGATATCGTTGATCTTCCCGTCCAGTTCCTCCAGGGCTATCTCGGTCACTGTTTCTTCCAGATTATCCGGTTTCCACTCACCGGCCAGCCGTTCCCAGACCTTCTTTCTGGGTTCCATGGGGACCTGTACCGAATCGATCCCGATGAGACTGACCCCTCTAAGGATAAAAGGGAAAACGTTCAGGGGAAGATCGGGAGAACCAACAAGACCGCAGCATGTGACCACACCGCCATACCGGGCAGCTTTTATGAGGGCGGCCAACGTCTCGCCTCCCACCACATCCACTGCACCTGCCCAGTGTTCCTTCATCATGGGACGATCGGACCCTTCCAGCACAGCAGC
Encoded here:
- a CDS encoding type II secretion system protein; amino-acid sequence: MKKNSGFTLIELLITMSILGIIASFAMPSFLTTLNNAKATTCLLYRQNIQVATDVYIRMNSVQVDDSMPTLATLVSEGLLPVVDTCPSNGIYIWNNSLYKGIANPFFLYCSIHFAATLRRHK